In one window of Bdellovibrio bacteriovorus W DNA:
- a CDS encoding subtilisin-like serine protease (COG1404 Subtilisin-like serine proteases), translating to MTKTAIVASLFVHIAVGMLLGVKAHGQSLETPTLFLRSQTTQLSSQFFSYSQSQRPQDFIIQFKDVPTKVEQTELSKKFKVLSYIPDHAFVIRGKSVDVKKYIQSNKGIHALIPFEGAMKLSPDLGVSSVFNQNEFLKVLIKCYRDSGCLDLQVKLKDRGLDILDSSKNDFAVVLQRKHLLPVSQQLSVEHIQPFVEFKNFALPLSNEDHAELQAQEKKPLDGSESGTLVMGFSAAWEKGYTGVDQIGAFADTGLDTGDLETLHEDIRGRILSGQALGIYSSSWEDPNGHGTHVAGSISGRGVLSGGILKGGAYNSLLIAQGMWSDRLENFTVPSKLSVLFDGALSEGAKVHNNSWGSVLSPGSYDASAAEVDEWTYNHPEMLIVFAAGNSGADKDKNGRIDGGSLATPGTAKNALTVGASENVTSTGGVQVPLKKLSAARELWPVEPLYSSHPSDNINGLAMFSSRGPTMDGRIKPDLVAPGSNILSLRSQVESALELWGAYDQNYVWSGGTSMAAPLVSGAALVSREILAKKRGISQPSAALMKAILMNSTVDMYPGQFGEVGEAQGQEILSHRPNADQGFGRLTVERLVEVSEGALLWDHEGLEQEEEFQVEIPILAGQRIYANLVWSDPAATPNAGKALVNDLDLDFYRESELISKNEDRLNNFETLEMDELSGGLYKIKIRAHRVLQGSAKKQPFALVISVN from the coding sequence GTGACAAAAACAGCTATCGTAGCTAGTCTCTTTGTTCACATTGCAGTGGGGATGCTCTTGGGCGTAAAGGCCCACGGTCAGAGTTTAGAGACTCCGACTCTTTTTCTGCGCTCCCAAACCACTCAATTATCATCCCAGTTTTTTAGTTACTCTCAATCTCAACGTCCTCAAGATTTTATTATTCAGTTTAAAGATGTTCCAACGAAAGTGGAACAGACTGAGCTCTCTAAAAAATTCAAAGTGCTCAGCTATATTCCCGATCACGCCTTCGTCATTCGTGGAAAGTCAGTAGACGTAAAGAAATACATTCAGTCGAATAAAGGCATTCATGCTCTTATTCCATTCGAAGGCGCGATGAAGTTAAGCCCTGATCTTGGCGTCAGCAGTGTCTTTAATCAGAATGAATTCTTAAAGGTTTTGATTAAGTGCTATAGAGATTCGGGTTGCTTAGATCTTCAAGTAAAACTTAAAGATCGCGGTTTAGATATCTTAGATAGCTCAAAAAATGATTTTGCAGTGGTCTTGCAGCGCAAGCATCTTTTGCCGGTATCACAGCAGCTTTCTGTGGAGCACATTCAACCTTTTGTGGAGTTTAAAAACTTTGCTCTGCCTTTATCTAATGAAGACCACGCAGAACTTCAAGCACAAGAAAAAAAGCCCTTAGATGGAAGTGAATCCGGAACCCTAGTCATGGGGTTTTCGGCGGCATGGGAAAAGGGGTATACGGGGGTTGATCAGATCGGAGCTTTTGCCGACACAGGCCTTGATACCGGAGACCTAGAAACACTTCACGAAGATATACGCGGTAGAATCTTATCGGGGCAGGCTTTAGGAATTTATTCCTCTTCTTGGGAAGACCCCAACGGTCATGGGACCCATGTGGCAGGTTCCATTTCGGGGCGTGGAGTTCTATCCGGTGGAATTTTAAAAGGCGGCGCTTACAACTCGTTGCTGATTGCTCAAGGGATGTGGTCGGATCGACTCGAGAATTTCACTGTGCCTTCAAAGCTTTCCGTCCTTTTTGATGGAGCTTTGAGCGAGGGTGCTAAAGTTCACAATAATTCCTGGGGAAGTGTTTTAAGTCCTGGCTCCTATGATGCCTCTGCAGCGGAAGTAGATGAATGGACCTACAATCATCCTGAAATGCTCATCGTCTTTGCGGCTGGAAATAGTGGAGCTGACAAAGATAAAAATGGCAGAATCGATGGCGGATCGCTAGCAACTCCAGGGACTGCCAAAAATGCGCTGACTGTGGGAGCCTCTGAAAACGTGACCTCAACGGGGGGAGTGCAAGTTCCTCTAAAAAAACTCAGTGCAGCTCGAGAGCTTTGGCCTGTGGAGCCGCTTTATTCTTCTCATCCTTCGGATAATATTAATGGCCTTGCGATGTTTTCATCCCGTGGTCCGACAATGGATGGAAGGATCAAACCTGATTTAGTAGCTCCAGGAAGCAATATCTTAAGCCTGCGCTCCCAAGTAGAGTCAGCTCTTGAGCTCTGGGGTGCTTACGACCAAAACTATGTTTGGTCGGGTGGCACGTCGATGGCAGCGCCCTTGGTTTCTGGTGCTGCGTTGGTATCTCGCGAAATTTTAGCGAAAAAACGCGGTATCTCTCAACCTTCGGCAGCATTGATGAAGGCAATTTTAATGAACTCCACGGTGGATATGTATCCGGGGCAGTTTGGAGAAGTGGGGGAGGCGCAGGGGCAAGAAATTCTCTCGCACCGCCCAAATGCAGATCAGGGATTCGGGCGCCTAACCGTGGAGCGATTGGTAGAGGTTTCGGAGGGAGCCTTGCTTTGGGATCATGAGGGCTTGGAGCAGGAAGAGGAGTTTCAGGTAGAAATTCCGATTTTGGCGGGGCAAAGAATCTATGCAAATCTTGTATGGTCAGACCCTGCTGCGACCCCTAATGCAGGCAAAGCTCTGGTCAATGATCTAGATCTGGATTTTTACCGAGAAAGCGAGCTTATCTCTAAAAATGAGGATCGCTTGAATAACTTCGAAACCCTTGAAATGGATGAACTTTCGGGCGGACTCTACAAAATCAAGATTCGAGCTCATCGGGTTCTTCAAGGTAGTGCCAAAAAGCAGCCTTTTGCGTTAGTCATCAGTGTGAATTGA
- a CDS encoding ATP-dependent DNA helicase RecG (COG1200 RecG-like helicase), with protein MALRLDTPIQYLKGVGPKLGDIFHRKGIRSISDLLEFYPRAFEDQRAARNIASLKAEDIVSIKATVISVHGINMGRSSRKMYDVLVRDASGQIHCKFFRVPYKGYFERFKPFSEVRVVGKVTEYRGRLEFHHPDIKDIEPNEETQDALIPLYTEIEGLATNKIMKLIRQGFTQVEEWPEEALPPWVREKYQLLPRKAALKDLHFPNPERASEYAEFKSPAQKRIIFEEFFWLELYLASRKAGFKKDAAPVIKNDGAYIRKLLEVLPYSLTGAQKRVFAEIKADMEKPHPMHRMVQGDVGSGKTMVSFMAALFAASSQYQSCLMAPTEILAEQHFKNAVKLLEPLGIRLALLVGKTKTSERKKIFESLAAGEIDLIIGTHALIEDEVVFKNLGLVIIDEQHRFGVEQRGVLKNKGQSPHFLVMTATPIPRTLAMTVYGDLDVSIIDEMPAGRSPIQTRVIYENKKPQALKFMLEQIAKGRQAYIVYPLVEESEKMDLKDAVSEYEKLQAQFPEVKFGLLHGKMKSDEKEQVMTAFRNQEIQVLVSTTVIEVGVDVPNANIMIIEHAERFGLSQLHQLRGRVGRGEFKSFCVLIMGYAVSEEGKQRTEMMEKSSDGFKIAEFDLEMRGPGEFMGTRQSGLSGFKLANLVRDMQILQSAREAAFEILRKDPKLSHLENQKLREELLREHGPAALAGIA; from the coding sequence ATGGCCCTTCGTCTAGATACACCAATTCAATATCTCAAAGGAGTGGGTCCCAAGCTCGGTGATATATTTCATCGCAAAGGGATACGCTCGATCTCAGATTTGCTCGAGTTTTACCCTCGTGCCTTCGAAGATCAGCGAGCAGCTCGCAATATTGCGAGTCTTAAAGCAGAAGATATTGTCAGTATCAAAGCCACGGTCATATCTGTGCACGGTATCAATATGGGGCGCTCAAGTCGTAAGATGTATGATGTGCTTGTTCGCGATGCCTCAGGCCAGATTCACTGCAAATTCTTTCGCGTACCCTATAAGGGATACTTTGAGCGTTTTAAGCCTTTTTCTGAAGTGCGAGTTGTCGGAAAAGTAACCGAGTATCGTGGACGTTTAGAGTTTCACCATCCAGATATAAAAGACATTGAGCCGAATGAAGAGACCCAAGATGCTTTAATACCGCTTTATACCGAAATCGAAGGGCTTGCGACGAATAAAATAATGAAACTGATTCGTCAGGGTTTTACGCAAGTGGAAGAATGGCCTGAAGAGGCTTTGCCACCTTGGGTGAGAGAGAAGTATCAACTTCTTCCGCGTAAAGCTGCTCTAAAAGATTTGCACTTTCCCAATCCCGAGCGCGCCTCTGAGTATGCAGAGTTTAAGAGTCCCGCACAGAAACGAATTATATTTGAAGAGTTCTTCTGGCTGGAACTTTATTTGGCGTCACGTAAAGCAGGCTTTAAAAAAGATGCAGCTCCGGTTATTAAAAATGACGGCGCCTATATCCGTAAACTTCTGGAAGTGCTTCCATATAGTCTGACTGGAGCACAAAAAAGAGTTTTTGCAGAAATTAAAGCGGACATGGAAAAGCCTCATCCCATGCATCGAATGGTGCAAGGAGATGTGGGAAGTGGAAAAACCATGGTGAGCTTTATGGCAGCTCTTTTTGCTGCAAGTTCGCAGTATCAGTCCTGTTTGATGGCTCCGACAGAGATTCTGGCAGAGCAACATTTTAAAAATGCGGTGAAGCTTTTAGAGCCTCTAGGAATTCGCTTGGCCCTTTTAGTGGGAAAAACCAAGACTTCGGAAAGAAAAAAGATCTTTGAATCCCTTGCCGCCGGAGAGATTGATCTCATCATTGGAACTCACGCCCTTATTGAAGACGAGGTTGTCTTTAAGAATCTCGGTCTTGTCATTATTGACGAGCAACATCGCTTCGGAGTTGAGCAGCGCGGGGTTTTAAAAAACAAAGGTCAATCTCCACATTTTCTGGTAATGACGGCGACGCCTATCCCAAGAACATTGGCGATGACGGTGTATGGAGACCTAGATGTTTCGATCATTGATGAGATGCCAGCTGGGCGTAGTCCTATTCAAACCCGTGTGATTTATGAGAACAAGAAACCTCAGGCGCTTAAGTTTATGCTTGAGCAGATTGCCAAAGGTCGCCAAGCCTACATCGTTTATCCTCTGGTAGAGGAAAGCGAAAAAATGGACCTCAAAGATGCGGTTTCAGAGTATGAAAAGCTGCAAGCTCAGTTCCCAGAAGTTAAATTTGGTCTCTTGCATGGAAAAATGAAGTCAGACGAAAAAGAACAGGTAATGACCGCCTTTAGAAATCAAGAGATTCAAGTTCTTGTTTCCACCACGGTGATTGAAGTCGGTGTCGACGTACCCAATGCCAATATTATGATCATCGAACATGCCGAGCGTTTTGGGCTTTCACAACTTCATCAATTGCGGGGGCGTGTAGGGCGGGGAGAATTTAAAAGTTTCTGCGTCTTAATTATGGGCTATGCAGTTTCTGAAGAAGGCAAGCAGCGCACAGAGATGATGGAGAAATCCTCTGACGGTTTTAAGATTGCTGAATTCGACTTAGAAATGCGTGGACCTGGAGAATTCATGGGGACTCGCCAGTCGGGTCTATCCGGGTTTAAATTAGCGAACCTTGTACGCGATATGCAGATCTTACAATCAGCAAGAGAAGCTGCCTTTGAGATCCTTCGTAAAGATCCGAAGTTATCCCACCTAGAAAATCAAAAATTGCGTGAAGAGCTGTTGCGCGAACATGGGCCGGCGGCTTTGGCCGGGATCGCTTAA
- a CDS encoding HD-GYP hydrolase domain-containing protein (COG2206 HD-GYP domain) codes for MFLSQRIHGRIFLMRPEYFRIRLNTIRPEKVTTFDIYICVDKKFILYLRAGDRLSDGKIKTLHMRDSGDSFFVRSEDKQTYRDWVREELNSTIVNPFEKAAILRESSMALMEDLFENPDVNKALDESRPIIKDFINLMENAPEAMAFMISLSGHDFYTYNHSLDVSIYSLGLGKALSYDNDTLEELGVGALFHDIGKRNVSLEILCKKGGLDEHEWEQMKMHPQYGLAILNDHPNISDAIKAACFEHHESWSGNGYPQQLIGDEIHPFARIVAITDTYDAMTTQRSYNVPMSPLDAVTMMKEKLAGRYDPEMLKAMYSVLFKIENK; via the coding sequence ATGTTTCTAAGTCAACGTATCCATGGCAGAATTTTCCTTATGCGACCTGAATACTTCCGAATCCGCCTCAACACTATCCGTCCAGAAAAAGTCACGACATTTGATATCTATATCTGTGTGGATAAGAAGTTTATCCTATATCTGCGTGCGGGGGATCGTCTTTCTGATGGAAAAATCAAAACGCTGCATATGCGAGACTCTGGAGATTCCTTTTTCGTGCGCAGCGAGGACAAACAAACCTATCGTGACTGGGTACGTGAAGAATTAAACTCTACGATCGTCAATCCCTTTGAAAAGGCTGCAATTTTAAGAGAATCTTCCATGGCTTTGATGGAAGATCTCTTCGAAAATCCTGATGTTAATAAAGCCCTCGACGAATCCCGCCCGATCATTAAAGACTTCATCAACTTGATGGAGAACGCCCCCGAGGCGATGGCCTTTATGATCTCACTTTCGGGTCATGACTTTTATACTTACAATCATTCTTTAGATGTCAGTATCTACAGCTTAGGACTGGGAAAAGCCCTAAGCTATGACAACGACACCCTCGAAGAACTCGGCGTCGGTGCTCTTTTTCACGATATCGGTAAACGCAATGTCAGCCTAGAAATTCTATGTAAAAAAGGTGGCCTCGATGAACACGAGTGGGAGCAGATGAAAATGCATCCACAATACGGGCTCGCGATTTTAAATGATCATCCAAATATCAGCGATGCGATCAAAGCAGCTTGTTTTGAGCACCATGAGTCTTGGTCAGGAAATGGTTATCCTCAGCAATTGATTGGCGATGAGATTCACCCGTTTGCTCGTATCGTAGCGATCACTGATACCTATGATGCGATGACGACTCAACGATCCTATAACGTTCCGATGAGCCCTCTGGATGCCGTCACTATGATGAAGGAAAAACTTGCGGGACGCTATGATCCCGAGATGCTCAAAGCGATGTACTCTGTTCTTTTTAAAATTGAAAACAAATAA
- a CDS encoding sensory box histidine kinase/response regulator (COG0642 Signal transduction histidine kinase) has product MKKQSLNKAYWELNLFFIAIISGLIGSGIFLNVELRELKKSSDARAEAREVAYVLQEFSIMLNQAETGQRGFILTGEMSYLNPYLDSKEKIPALLGNLENRIANNPIQKSYWAELEKIAALKLIELEETIERYRKGGDRDAIKAIMTHRGRNYMTELRHITENMAAEQQKIIEYRTARMAEIQSASFVIVSAVVVVSVLMVLGALYFSRSLQRRRFEAESSLLRSNSELKRQQSVLSRVVETQNVIAGAELNSHRVMDLVVKHSMELTGADGGIIEIIDGTDLVYHHVGGAAQEFAGMRIPQEGSFSGRALKEKKTLICQDIELDGRVNVEACRRVNLRSMVVIPLFHGDKTIGILKNYSSQENFFNEQNCLPLELITRTLSSALSQAEEFEHELTNVANLEKLKVQLTESRDQAEAADQAKTKFLANMSHEFRTPLNGILGIATLLKDTTLSEEQKEYLRIIKDSGEHLLALVNDVLDFSKINAGQMRFESVDFDVKSTLQDVLKAFRLAARKKNLALNLDLDEYLPAYVNGDPGRFRQVFVNLIGNALKFTHQGNVTIKGRVLAQNSGKVRMHFEVSDTGIGLAPESIEKLFKEFTQADASTTRKYGGTGLGLSISKLLIEMMEGEIGVRSEVGKGSTFWFTMSLGESVFKSEKTHSKTVEFRKPDRDVRILVAEDNPVNQMIAVKMLEKLSLSAVVVGNGREALEQLKQSSYDLILMDCQMPELDGYETTREIRNSKSNHSTIPIIAMTANAMADDEQRCLDVGMNDYISKPIDFQKLAVVLSRWISIETKKAS; this is encoded by the coding sequence TTGAAAAAGCAAAGCCTCAATAAAGCCTACTGGGAGTTAAATCTCTTCTTCATCGCTATCATTAGCGGATTGATAGGTTCCGGTATATTTCTAAATGTAGAGTTAAGAGAATTAAAGAAATCCAGTGATGCCCGCGCAGAAGCGCGAGAAGTTGCCTATGTCTTACAAGAATTCAGTATCATGCTTAATCAAGCAGAGACTGGTCAGCGCGGTTTTATTCTTACGGGTGAAATGAGTTATTTAAATCCCTATCTAGATTCAAAAGAGAAAATTCCAGCTCTTTTAGGTAATCTAGAAAATCGTATCGCCAACAATCCCATTCAAAAATCTTATTGGGCCGAGCTTGAAAAAATTGCGGCACTCAAGCTTATCGAACTTGAAGAGACTATCGAACGGTATAGAAAGGGTGGGGATCGCGATGCTATTAAGGCGATCATGACTCATCGTGGGCGCAATTATATGACAGAGTTGCGCCATATTACCGAGAACATGGCGGCTGAACAGCAGAAGATTATTGAATATCGCACGGCTCGCATGGCAGAGATTCAGTCGGCCAGTTTCGTGATCGTGAGTGCGGTCGTGGTGGTTTCTGTTTTAATGGTTTTAGGAGCCCTTTACTTTTCACGCAGTTTGCAAAGAAGGCGCTTTGAAGCAGAGTCTTCTTTGTTGCGCTCAAATAGTGAGCTTAAACGGCAACAAAGTGTTCTTTCTCGGGTTGTTGAAACTCAAAACGTCATTGCAGGGGCGGAACTGAACTCGCACCGAGTGATGGATCTCGTAGTGAAGCACTCCATGGAGCTTACAGGGGCTGATGGTGGAATCATTGAAATTATTGATGGCACTGACTTAGTCTATCACCATGTCGGGGGAGCCGCTCAAGAATTTGCAGGAATGCGGATCCCACAAGAGGGAAGTTTTTCTGGCAGAGCACTTAAAGAAAAAAAGACTCTTATCTGTCAAGACATTGAACTGGATGGGCGAGTCAATGTTGAAGCCTGCCGCCGGGTGAATTTGCGCTCGATGGTCGTAATTCCTTTATTTCACGGCGATAAGACTATTGGAATTTTAAAGAACTACTCTTCACAAGAAAATTTCTTCAATGAGCAAAACTGTCTGCCGCTAGAGTTAATCACACGCACTCTCTCTTCAGCGTTAAGTCAAGCTGAAGAGTTTGAGCATGAATTGACTAACGTGGCAAACTTAGAAAAGCTAAAAGTTCAACTGACGGAATCAAGAGACCAGGCCGAGGCGGCCGATCAAGCGAAGACGAAGTTTTTAGCGAATATGAGTCATGAGTTTCGCACGCCCTTAAATGGTATTCTAGGAATTGCGACCTTACTCAAAGACACCACACTCAGCGAAGAGCAAAAAGAGTATCTCAGAATCATCAAAGATTCTGGCGAACACCTTTTAGCGCTCGTCAATGATGTCTTAGACTTTTCAAAAATCAATGCCGGACAGATGCGTTTTGAGAGTGTTGATTTTGATGTGAAGAGCACACTGCAAGATGTTCTGAAAGCCTTCCGTTTGGCAGCTCGCAAAAAGAACCTAGCACTGAATTTGGATTTGGACGAGTATCTGCCGGCTTACGTGAATGGAGACCCCGGAAGATTCCGTCAAGTGTTTGTGAATCTTATAGGGAACGCCTTAAAGTTCACGCACCAAGGAAATGTAACAATCAAAGGACGCGTTCTGGCGCAGAACTCAGGAAAAGTGCGAATGCATTTTGAAGTTTCTGATACTGGAATTGGGCTAGCTCCAGAAAGTATTGAGAAACTCTTTAAAGAGTTTACCCAAGCTGACGCCTCTACCACGAGAAAATATGGTGGCACAGGTTTAGGCCTTTCCATTTCAAAACTACTTATTGAAATGATGGAAGGGGAGATCGGAGTGCGCAGTGAAGTTGGCAAAGGTTCGACATTTTGGTTCACCATGAGTTTAGGCGAAAGTGTTTTTAAATCTGAAAAGACACACTCTAAAACCGTCGAGTTTCGCAAACCCGATAGAGATGTACGTATCCTCGTGGCTGAAGACAATCCCGTGAATCAAATGATTGCGGTGAAGATGCTTGAGAAATTAAGCCTTTCCGCAGTGGTCGTAGGCAATGGTCGCGAGGCTCTTGAACAGTTGAAGCAGAGCTCTTATGACCTGATCCTAATGGATTGCCAAATGCCTGAGTTGGATGGGTATGAAACAACCCGAGAGATTCGAAATTCTAAATCTAACCATAGCACGATTCCAATCATCGCCATGACCGCCAATGCCATGGCTGACGATGAACAGCGCTGTTTAGACGTGGGTATGAATGACTATATTTCTAAGCCCATTGATTTTCAGAAGCTAGCTGTTGTACTTTCTCGCTGGATTTCTATAGAAACGAAAAAGGCCTCTTAA
- a CDS encoding response regulator receiver protein (COG0784 FOG: CheY-like receiver) produces MGKQNEITIRSAVADLRVLIADDSEFDRLLISSCLMRIGFRTIQFAENGSIAMTKIENSTAIGKPFDMIFIDWRMPQHDGQSLARWIRSQSTFRKTPLFLTTAELKPVDVQDFQKLGITDFIVKPASFEVLFRKVTEYLVKKQNGNVA; encoded by the coding sequence ATGGGGAAACAAAACGAAATCACAATAAGAAGTGCAGTGGCTGATCTACGCGTCTTAATCGCTGATGATTCTGAGTTTGATCGCTTGCTAATTTCTTCGTGCTTAATGCGCATCGGTTTTCGCACCATTCAATTTGCAGAGAATGGCTCTATTGCTATGACTAAGATTGAAAACTCCACCGCTATTGGAAAACCCTTCGACATGATCTTTATTGATTGGCGAATGCCTCAACACGATGGCCAAAGCCTCGCACGCTGGATTCGTTCTCAAAGTACTTTCCGTAAGACGCCGTTGTTTTTAACGACTGCTGAATTAAAACCTGTGGATGTCCAAGACTTCCAAAAACTCGGGATCACTGATTTCATTGTCAAACCCGCAAGTTTCGAAGTTCTTTTCCGCAAGGTCACCGAATACCTCGTAAAGAAGCAAAACGGCAATGTCGCATAG